One part of the Lycium ferocissimum isolate CSIRO_LF1 chromosome 8, AGI_CSIRO_Lferr_CH_V1, whole genome shotgun sequence genome encodes these proteins:
- the LOC132066148 gene encoding putative serine/threonine-protein kinase, with protein MMRNCCYIAESRSQVFPLANGRDDSICPKSFSCGNLTDLSFPFSLSPQSDCGIVSMSGCDAKPFPKIQLLPEEDWYQAFNKKISLPNSPSISFNMLNLNNFFKCNTTSNNPLNVTQKKNDRFAGYNMYNGCEGFSIYYKLSRDGDEYIGADNLPTNCTLIRLPIQSSHGDLFNCLYEHNCKQMQQFVNEIEILTRLRHNNLVTLYGCTSRQSRELLLVYDYVPNGTLADHLHGDRAKDGSLTWPVRMNIAVETAGALAYLHASDVIHWDVKTNSILLDHNFSVNVADFGISRLFPNDVSHISTAPRGTLY; from the exons ATGATGAGAAATTGCTGTTATATTGCAGAGTCAAGAAGTCAAGTTTTTCCACTG GCAAATGGAAGAGATGATTCTATTTGTCCAAAGTCCTTTTCGTGTGGAAATCTTACTGACCTGAGctttcctttctctctttcccCACAATCTGACTGTGGAATTGTTTCTATGTCTGGTTGTGATGCTAAACCATTTCCGAAAATCCAACTGCTTCCTGAAGAAGATTGGTACCAGgcttttaataaaaaaatttccctTCCAAACTCTCCTTCTATTTCTTTCAATATGCTTAATCTTAACAACTTCTTCAAATGCAACACTACCAGTAATAATCCCCTAAACGTTACCCAGAAGAAGAATGATCGTTTTGCTGGTTATAATATGTACAATGGCTGTGAAGGCTTTAGCATATACTACAAGCTTTCCCGAGATGGTGATGAATACATAGGAGCAGACAATCTTCCTACCAACTGTACACTTATCAGATTGCCAATTCAGTCAAGTCATGGTGATTTGTTCAACTG CCTTTACGAGCACAACTGCAAACAAATGCAGCAGTTTGTAAATGAAATTGAGATCCTTACTAGGCTAAGACACAACAATCTTGTCACCCTCTATGGCTGCACATCAAGGCAAAGCCGTGAACTACTCCTTGTCTATGACTATGTTCCTAATGGAACTCTTGCTGATCACCTCCATGGTGATAGAGCGAAGGACGGATCACTCACGTGGCCAGTCCGCATGAACATTGCCGTTGAAACTGCTGGTGCATTGGCATACCTGCATGCTTCTGACGTAATACACTGGGATGTCAAGACTAATAGCATACTCCTTGATCACAACTTTAGTGTTAACGTTGCAGATTTTGGGATTTCAAGGCTCTTCCCAAATGATGTGTCTCATATTTCAACTGCACCCCGGGGGACGCTATATTGA